A stretch of Lactiplantibacillus brownii DNA encodes these proteins:
- a CDS encoding LysM peptidoglycan-binding domain-containing protein, translating into MKKFMSTIITTSAATMGLLLAGAVTANADSTYTVKAGDCVWAIAQQYHSSINTIESANHIQGHLILPGQQLAIPGANDTTSTSTPAATTSTPVAQTQTTTSQAAASTPAAQPATSQATQSAPTTAGSSYTGSNLQSYVLGQMSARTGVSAATWNHIITRESNWQPSVRNSSSGAYGLFQNMHINGGSVEEQVNAAVNLYRVQGMQAWAL; encoded by the coding sequence TTGAAAAAATTCATGAGTACCATTATTACGACTTCAGCCGCAACCATGGGATTATTATTAGCCGGTGCAGTAACTGCTAACGCCGACTCAACTTATACGGTTAAAGCAGGCGATTGCGTTTGGGCAATCGCACAACAATATCATAGCAGCATTAACACAATCGAATCAGCCAACCATATCCAAGGCCATTTGATCTTACCAGGACAACAATTAGCTATTCCTGGGGCCAATGACACCACGTCAACGAGCACCCCAGCAGCAACGACTTCAACACCAGTGGCACAAACACAAACGACCACTAGTCAAGCGGCAGCTTCAACACCAGCGGCGCAACCAGCTACTAGCCAAGCTACTCAATCAGCACCAACGACAGCTGGCTCAAGCTATACTGGTAGTAACTTACAAAGCTATGTTTTAGGCCAAATGTCAGCACGGACCGGCGTTTCAGCGGCAACTTGGAATCACATCATCACGCGTGAATCTAACTGGCAACCATCTGTACGTAACAGTAGCAGTGGGGCCTATGGTTTATTCCAAAACATGCACATTAATGGTGGTTCCGTTGAAGAACAAGTCAATGCGGCTGTTAACCTTTACCGGGTTCAAGGCATGCAAGCTTGGGCACTCTAA
- a CDS encoding ribose-phosphate diphosphokinase gives MSEQYFDPKLKIFALNSNKPLAEKIAEAVGVKLGKTSVDRFSDGEIRINIEESIRGDQVYIIQSTSAPVNDNLMELLIMIDALRRASAKTINVVIPYYGYARQDRKARSREPITAKLVANMLETAGATRILALDLHAAQIQGFFDIPLDHLMGAPLLADYFLTHHLAENAVVVSPDHGGVTRARKLAEFLKAPIAIIDKRRPRANVAEVMNIIGDVKGKRAIMIDDMIDTAGTITLGAQALMDAGATDVYASCTHPVLSGPAIERIEKSPIKQLIVTDSIELPAEKQIDKIVQVSVGQLMGQAIKFIHENKPVSPLFKNRFHNEEN, from the coding sequence ATGTCAGAACAGTATTTTGATCCAAAGTTAAAGATTTTTGCTTTGAATTCAAATAAACCATTGGCAGAAAAGATTGCTGAAGCCGTTGGTGTTAAATTAGGTAAGACATCAGTTGATCGCTTTAGCGATGGCGAAATTCGCATTAACATTGAGGAAAGTATTCGTGGTGATCAAGTTTATATCATCCAATCAACTTCCGCCCCAGTTAATGATAACCTAATGGAATTGTTGATTATGATTGATGCGTTACGGCGAGCCAGTGCTAAGACAATCAACGTGGTCATCCCTTACTACGGGTATGCCCGGCAAGACCGTAAAGCTCGTTCACGGGAACCAATTACCGCTAAGTTAGTTGCTAACATGCTTGAAACAGCCGGTGCAACGCGGATTTTAGCGCTTGACTTGCATGCTGCTCAAATTCAAGGTTTCTTCGACATCCCATTGGATCATTTAATGGGTGCGCCACTGTTAGCTGACTACTTCTTAACCCATCATTTGGCTGAAAATGCCGTTGTTGTGTCACCAGATCATGGTGGTGTGACGCGGGCACGTAAATTGGCTGAATTCTTAAAAGCACCTATTGCCATCATCGACAAGCGGCGGCCACGGGCCAATGTTGCCGAAGTGATGAACATTATTGGTGATGTAAAAGGTAAACGGGCCATCATGATCGATGATATGATTGATACGGCCGGTACGATTACCTTAGGTGCGCAAGCATTGATGGATGCAGGTGCCACGGATGTTTATGCTAGTTGTACGCATCCTGTACTTTCTGGTCCTGCCATCGAACGGATCGAAAAGTCACCAATCAAGCAATTGATTGTGACAGACTCAATCGAATTACCAGCAGAAAAGCAAATCGATAAGATCGTGCAAGTTTCTGTTGGCCAATTAATGGGTCAAGCCATTAAGTTCATTCATGAAAATAAACCAGTTAGTCCATTATTCAAGAATCGTTTCCATAACGAAGAAAACTAG
- a CDS encoding CapA family protein, whose translation MLNTLSEVQTTTHLLSMREVAEIVGGRWLITPADDRDLVKHFALYSGELLKESEANCMIAMDTKTWQRGTGNRGIYANIFSDSHNRIARFRRLMKMAIVQRLIPGLEVPQLLVKDSYQAIVKLAQYAGAKHFSKNIGITGTVGKTTTKDLLAGMLAVKHSTAKTPFSHNSRTSTKITLINSLAAKYDVFEMAMAALWYGPNKVGVAQEVPMDLAMLTQVGVGQRGYDERQTADFKTRIAYGLGEGKPFLVNAEISNIDEVITLAHRYTQTIVTYGRHKTADFYGEVQDDHLKVYYQDQCLAEVMVPNFDQGLITNIIGAIAAYRLLTGTFDLKTADLMAICQREAIRNIREFTVNAHQVAVIDETHSAELLSMTNFINYANSYQTAPGTKKIFIAGRIVNLADKSLAMHRKLAMQLNQSQLDKIYTYGPEISQVADQFNREKFGGHFESLTALVKAVAAEFNQDTVVFIKGSHRNSEIGQAGWQLVRNSAYYATGADRLAISTLAPNAVAYTRNGVGRMLVILACLQRLTTGKLRLTDLVEVTQDLAGDASPNKIGLHRGDHWQLQTLLAVAIVAPAPDVIINLAEFVFGGNQAAVTGLKRQAKAMQLSENALINLTGRPTRQGHQRTFLSDLMKIGTAFTQLPNEFFSLLQAQRAALDPRGRVYQKRSQLLKTGKASGSLFFGVQETNGLFFYEKGGQRQMIAFINAPSVNYMDAKMEQLIDGGITAATTAAPNESITLKTPVINVLSDTYFGEMYTRARRHQKVDDALQKHGYHYSFEKLGRFFKPDDYNIFNFEGVFSDDGQSSLKGIKPFVLDADAEQTIPELKMRHLNLAMMANNHAKDCDAPALEKSLQQFQTAGFKTVGAGLNQLTSRQIMTFDYDGQKIALFNGYWYRNPAYNLFNFYAKYQEPGVNCLDTWVWEDVRAYKQAHPDTKIIVSAHWGADFQPILDPQRRTAQRLVEAGADLIIGHGPHILQPIEYVGKVPVIYSIGNGVFNNNGEFVKRHCLAYGATVRLNLAQRKLYLCPFYANNRETFWQPAFVKPADFDEARHEFGDQYATTTIDDDISAVVIPF comes from the coding sequence ATGTTGAATACATTATCAGAAGTACAAACCACAACACACTTACTAAGTATGCGGGAAGTGGCAGAAATTGTGGGTGGTCGTTGGTTGATCACGCCGGCTGATGATCGTGATCTGGTCAAACATTTTGCGCTTTATTCAGGCGAATTGCTTAAGGAATCAGAAGCCAACTGCATGATTGCGATGGACACCAAAACTTGGCAACGCGGTACGGGAAACCGGGGCATCTATGCCAATATTTTTTCTGATTCCCATAATAGAATCGCCCGCTTCCGCCGTCTAATGAAAATGGCTATTGTGCAACGGTTGATTCCGGGTCTCGAAGTGCCGCAATTACTAGTGAAGGATTCTTATCAAGCCATTGTCAAATTAGCGCAGTATGCTGGAGCAAAACATTTCAGCAAAAATATTGGGATTACAGGTACGGTGGGTAAAACCACCACTAAGGATTTGTTGGCTGGCATGTTGGCCGTTAAACATTCAACGGCCAAAACGCCGTTCAGTCATAATTCACGAACATCAACAAAAATTACGTTAATCAACAGCTTAGCTGCGAAGTACGATGTCTTTGAAATGGCGATGGCAGCACTTTGGTATGGGCCCAATAAAGTGGGGGTTGCGCAAGAAGTTCCCATGGACTTAGCGATGTTAACCCAAGTGGGTGTCGGTCAACGTGGTTATGATGAACGCCAAACTGCAGATTTCAAGACACGAATTGCGTACGGTCTTGGTGAAGGCAAACCATTTTTAGTCAATGCTGAAATTAGTAACATTGATGAAGTGATTACGCTGGCACATCGTTATACGCAGACGATCGTGACGTACGGTCGTCATAAGACTGCGGATTTTTATGGCGAGGTTCAAGATGATCATTTGAAAGTTTACTATCAGGATCAGTGCTTGGCGGAAGTGATGGTGCCTAACTTCGATCAAGGCTTGATTACCAATATTATTGGCGCGATTGCGGCTTATCGGTTACTAACGGGAACTTTTGATCTCAAAACAGCTGATTTGATGGCGATTTGTCAACGTGAAGCGATTCGCAATATTCGCGAGTTTACAGTCAACGCGCATCAAGTTGCGGTTATTGATGAGACTCATAGTGCGGAACTACTTTCGATGACTAATTTTATTAATTATGCGAATTCCTATCAAACCGCCCCAGGAACGAAGAAGATTTTTATTGCCGGTCGAATCGTTAATTTGGCGGACAAATCACTCGCGATGCATCGAAAGTTGGCGATGCAACTCAATCAGAGTCAGTTAGATAAGATTTATACTTATGGGCCCGAAATTAGTCAGGTAGCTGATCAGTTCAATCGCGAAAAGTTCGGCGGCCATTTTGAGAGTTTAACAGCATTGGTCAAAGCGGTTGCCGCAGAATTCAATCAGGATACCGTGGTCTTCATCAAAGGCTCACATCGTAATTCTGAGATCGGGCAGGCTGGTTGGCAACTAGTTCGTAACAGCGCCTATTATGCAACGGGAGCGGATCGGCTGGCAATTTCAACACTAGCACCCAATGCAGTAGCTTATACGCGTAATGGTGTTGGCCGTATGTTAGTTATCTTGGCATGTTTGCAACGCCTGACAACTGGCAAGTTGCGGTTAACCGATCTGGTTGAGGTGACTCAAGACTTAGCTGGTGATGCCAGTCCAAATAAAATAGGTCTGCATCGTGGCGATCATTGGCAATTACAGACTCTCTTAGCGGTGGCAATCGTGGCACCAGCGCCAGATGTTATCATCAACTTGGCTGAGTTTGTCTTTGGTGGCAATCAAGCAGCTGTGACTGGGCTCAAACGTCAGGCTAAGGCAATGCAACTTTCTGAAAATGCCCTAATCAATCTCACCGGGCGACCAACGCGTCAGGGTCATCAGCGGACGTTCCTTAGTGATCTGATGAAGATTGGTACGGCGTTTACGCAATTGCCAAATGAATTTTTCAGCCTGCTACAGGCTCAACGGGCCGCACTTGATCCACGAGGAAGAGTCTATCAAAAACGGTCGCAATTACTGAAAACAGGTAAAGCCAGTGGGTCACTCTTTTTCGGCGTCCAAGAAACCAATGGCTTATTCTTCTATGAAAAAGGTGGTCAGCGGCAAATGATCGCCTTTATCAATGCCCCCAGTGTGAATTATATGGATGCCAAGATGGAGCAATTGATCGACGGCGGAATAACGGCCGCAACGACCGCAGCTCCGAATGAGTCAATAACATTGAAGACGCCAGTGATCAACGTGTTGAGTGATACGTATTTTGGTGAGATGTATACGCGGGCACGACGGCATCAAAAAGTGGATGATGCGTTACAAAAGCACGGTTATCATTATTCGTTTGAAAAGCTAGGGCGATTCTTCAAACCTGACGATTATAATATTTTTAATTTTGAAGGCGTCTTTTCGGATGACGGGCAAAGTTCGTTAAAGGGGATTAAGCCATTTGTTTTAGATGCGGATGCCGAGCAAACGATTCCTGAATTAAAAATGCGGCATTTGAATTTAGCCATGATGGCCAATAACCATGCCAAGGATTGTGACGCACCAGCCTTGGAAAAGAGCCTCCAGCAATTTCAAACGGCAGGATTCAAAACCGTTGGCGCTGGTCTGAATCAGTTGACGAGTCGTCAGATCATGACTTTTGACTATGATGGGCAAAAGATTGCCCTCTTCAACGGCTACTGGTACCGGAATCCAGCGTACAATTTATTTAATTTTTATGCGAAGTATCAAGAACCCGGTGTCAACTGCCTAGATACTTGGGTGTGGGAAGATGTCCGCGCTTATAAGCAGGCTCATCCGGACACCAAGATCATTGTTAGTGCTCATTGGGGCGCCGATTTTCAGCCAATCTTGGATCCGCAACGGCGAACGGCACAACGACTGGTGGAAGCGGGCGCTGATTTGATTATCGGTCATGGGCCACACATCTTACAACCGATTGAATATGTTGGCAAAGTTCCGGTAATTTATAGTATTGGCAACGGGGTCTTTAATAATAATGGCGAATTTGTGAAACGTCACTGCTTAGCTTACGGGGCAACGGTTCGCTTGAATTTGGCACAGCGTAAATTGTACCTATGCCCGTTTTATGCCAATAATCGAGAAACATTCTGGCAACCAGCATTTGTCAAACCGGCTGATTTTGATGAAGCCCGACATGAGTTTGGGGACCAGTATGCCACCACCACGATTGATGACGATATTTCGGCAGTCGTAATTCCATTTTAA
- a CDS encoding YdcF family protein yields the protein MNWFYWGSLALAIAITLQWTDRRRWLTGHFFLLAGISFALAAYRKVSDQASPLWQFMIVGLKVAAYGLMPLIVLVVAISFIRYSYRLIRKEGWQLHYSLLAIVGMLMVGMLGLSVLNGVYWHITWLWQLLGLAILLTAYFAFSFLAYLVACVTTRWGRHIPVTDIIVLGAGLMPDGRPTRTLSYRLKTAAKLYRKQRAKDHHEVTIVVSGGQGADEVMPESTAMRQYLVDLGIPRDVIQEENQSTSTVENLKFSHALIVKRQPLYRAAMVTSDYHVLRANIFARQLGLPIYGTGSRTPWYYLPFAMFREYLALILRFRWSNLGLVLALSLYYLAALVKII from the coding sequence GTGAATTGGTTTTATTGGGGTAGTTTAGCATTGGCCATTGCCATAACGTTGCAATGGACCGATCGACGTCGCTGGTTGACGGGGCACTTTTTCCTCCTAGCCGGAATTAGTTTCGCGTTAGCGGCTTATCGCAAGGTGAGTGACCAAGCAAGTCCACTTTGGCAGTTTATGATTGTCGGCTTAAAAGTTGCGGCATATGGTTTAATGCCATTGATCGTACTAGTCGTGGCGATTAGTTTTATTCGTTATAGCTATCGGTTGATTCGTAAAGAAGGCTGGCAGTTACACTACAGTTTGTTGGCCATTGTTGGGATGCTAATGGTCGGCATGTTAGGACTTTCGGTCTTAAATGGCGTTTATTGGCATATCACTTGGCTATGGCAACTGTTAGGATTAGCAATTTTATTGACCGCTTATTTTGCCTTTAGCTTTCTAGCCTATTTAGTCGCCTGTGTGACGACGCGGTGGGGACGACATATCCCAGTTACGGATATTATTGTCTTAGGTGCCGGCTTAATGCCGGATGGTCGTCCCACTCGAACGTTGAGTTATCGTTTGAAGACGGCCGCAAAACTTTATCGAAAACAACGTGCAAAAGATCATCATGAAGTTACGATAGTGGTGTCCGGTGGTCAAGGAGCCGATGAAGTGATGCCCGAAAGTACAGCGATGCGCCAATATTTAGTTGATTTAGGAATTCCACGAGACGTTATCCAAGAAGAGAATCAGTCCACTTCGACGGTGGAAAATCTCAAATTTTCGCATGCCCTGATCGTTAAGCGCCAACCGTTGTATCGTGCGGCGATGGTCACAAGTGATTACCACGTTTTACGGGCGAATATTTTTGCGCGTCAATTAGGATTGCCGATCTATGGTACTGGGTCTCGGACACCTTGGTATTATTTGCCGTTTGCCATGTTTCGGGAATATTTGGCATTGATCTTGCGCTTCCGGTGGTCAAACTTAGGACTAGTACTTGCGTTGAGCTTGTATTACCTCGCAGCGTTAGTTAAGATAATTTAA
- the yidA gene encoding sugar-phosphatase, with product MSIKLIAIDMDGTLLNEHSELNPATIAAVHAAQAQGIKVVLCTGRPLSGVTPFIKELGLTGDDEYVITFNGAMAQTVEGRVITSLTLTHNDYIDIEALSRKLGVHCHVESEDHIYTANADISPYTVGESNLVRMPIRYRSPNQMRADLPIVKCMFIDTPSILGPAIDKVPAEFHDRYYIVQSEPFFLELMNKAASKGRTLKVLAERLNLTPDEVMAIGDQGNDLSMINYATNSVAMGNAINDVKTAAKYETKTNVEDGVAHAIKTWALA from the coding sequence ATGTCAATCAAGCTCATTGCCATCGACATGGATGGCACCCTACTCAACGAACACAGTGAACTCAACCCGGCAACGATTGCAGCGGTACACGCCGCACAAGCGCAAGGCATCAAAGTTGTCCTGTGTACCGGCCGACCACTCAGCGGCGTGACGCCGTTCATCAAAGAACTCGGCCTCACCGGTGATGATGAATACGTGATTACCTTTAACGGCGCCATGGCGCAAACCGTCGAAGGGCGGGTCATCACTAGCCTAACGCTCACGCACAACGATTACATCGACATTGAAGCGCTAAGTCGCAAGCTTGGCGTCCATTGCCACGTTGAAAGCGAAGATCACATTTATACCGCAAATGCCGATATCAGCCCTTATACTGTTGGCGAAAGCAATCTTGTCCGCATGCCAATTCGTTATCGGAGTCCTAATCAAATGCGGGCCGATTTACCAATCGTTAAATGTATGTTTATTGACACCCCTAGTATTTTGGGGCCAGCAATTGACAAAGTCCCCGCCGAATTCCATGACCGGTACTACATTGTGCAATCAGAACCATTTTTCTTGGAATTAATGAACAAAGCTGCCAGCAAGGGACGGACGTTAAAAGTTTTAGCAGAACGCTTAAACTTAACCCCCGATGAAGTGATGGCAATTGGTGATCAAGGCAACGACCTCAGTATGATCAACTACGCCACTAATAGTGTCGCCATGGGTAATGCCATCAACGACGTTAAAACAGCGGCAAAATACGAAACCAAAACCAATGTTGAAGACGGCGTTGCACACGCCATTAAGACTTGGGCACTCGCTTAG
- a CDS encoding HD domain-containing protein, translated as MSYRNQLLPMEKVFRDPVHDYVYIQHQIILDLINTSEFQRLRRIKQLGTTSLTFHGAEHSRFGHCLGVYEVTRRICDNFERNYPTKTPGDGGWDDNERLVALCAALLHDIGHGPYSHTFEHIFHTDHEALTVKILTSPETEVNQVLRQVSPEFPTQVAAVIQKTYPNPQVVQMISSQIDADRMDYLLRDSYFTGTNYGNFDLTRILRVMKPYKGGITFAMEGMHAVEDYIVSRFQMYMQVYFHPVSRSMEVILDHLLERANDLYQSHDVDAEATPHMLLPFFNNDFTLQDYLRLDDGVLNTYFNHWRDSKDKILADLATRFLDRRPLKSARIDDQTKDLVPDLQQLIERAGFNSHYYTAINDSYDLPYDAYDPKMKKPRTQIELMQEDGSLVELSTVSDLVRAITGKVSGDQRFFFPKEMLSRNAEVDLFDPIYEAFQKHIQNDRLIV; from the coding sequence TTGTCATATCGTAATCAACTTTTACCCATGGAAAAGGTCTTTCGCGACCCGGTTCATGACTACGTCTATATTCAACACCAGATTATTTTGGATTTAATCAATACTTCCGAATTTCAACGACTACGGCGCATTAAACAGTTAGGCACCACCTCGTTGACCTTTCATGGCGCTGAACATTCACGTTTTGGTCATTGCCTCGGTGTTTACGAAGTGACCCGGCGTATCTGTGATAATTTCGAACGTAACTATCCCACTAAAACGCCTGGCGACGGCGGCTGGGACGATAACGAACGCCTCGTTGCGCTCTGTGCAGCCTTATTGCACGATATTGGCCACGGCCCTTATTCACATACTTTCGAACATATTTTCCATACGGATCACGAGGCTTTGACGGTCAAGATTCTGACTTCACCTGAAACCGAAGTTAACCAAGTGTTACGCCAAGTTTCACCAGAGTTTCCAACCCAAGTGGCCGCGGTAATTCAGAAAACTTATCCGAATCCACAAGTCGTTCAGATGATCTCTAGCCAGATCGACGCTGATCGGATGGACTATTTACTACGTGATTCTTACTTTACGGGGACGAACTACGGTAATTTTGATCTCACCCGGATTTTACGGGTCATGAAGCCTTACAAGGGAGGGATTACCTTTGCCATGGAAGGCATGCACGCCGTTGAAGACTACATCGTCAGCCGTTTTCAAATGTACATGCAAGTTTATTTCCATCCGGTTTCTCGGTCCATGGAAGTTATCCTAGATCATTTATTGGAACGTGCCAACGATCTGTATCAAAGTCATGACGTTGACGCCGAAGCGACGCCCCACATGTTGCTGCCATTTTTCAATAACGACTTCACGTTACAAGACTACTTACGCTTAGATGATGGTGTCTTGAACACTTACTTTAATCATTGGCGTGATAGTAAGGATAAGATTTTAGCTGATCTCGCTACTCGCTTTTTGGACCGGCGACCGCTTAAATCAGCCCGCATTGATGACCAAACAAAGGACCTCGTGCCTGATCTGCAACAACTGATTGAACGGGCTGGCTTCAACAGCCACTACTACACGGCAATCAACGATAGTTATGATTTACCCTACGATGCCTATGATCCGAAGATGAAAAAACCCCGGACACAGATCGAACTGATGCAAGAAGATGGCTCCCTGGTGGAATTATCTACTGTCAGTGACCTCGTTCGGGCGATTACCGGCAAAGTCTCTGGCGACCAACGTTTCTTCTTCCCAAAAGAGATGCTCAGTCGCAATGCCGAAGTGGATCTCTTTGACCCAATTTACGAAGCTTTTCAAAAGCACATTCAAAATGATCGGTTAATTGTTTAA
- a CDS encoding lipoate--protein ligase family protein, with protein sequence MTQTTIATLTQHYQPEEMLDSFAYMNALLWLTSERQQAIVHYWQLPQTVILGLLDQKLPQLDAGLAQLKQAGYQTLLRNSGGLAVVADLGVLNVSLFLPAHRSDYSITAAYQLMADYVQAVWPNLNLTTGEISQSYCPGDYDLSLNGQKIAGMSQRRTESALVIMLYISINGNQDQRSQLIRHFYQTSLAGQTDDRFPKVDPAVMTTVADQLGAVLTVDTAIARFNHVLTQHGTLDQQVLPKLIEEPEFQAHLAAAYRQMQRRQARLTTH encoded by the coding sequence TTGACGCAAACAACCATTGCAACCTTAACACAACATTATCAACCCGAAGAGATGCTCGACAGTTTCGCCTACATGAATGCTTTGCTATGGCTAACGAGTGAACGCCAACAAGCAATCGTCCACTATTGGCAACTCCCACAGACCGTAATTTTAGGCCTACTAGACCAGAAGTTACCACAACTGGACGCCGGTTTAGCCCAATTAAAGCAAGCTGGTTACCAAACACTACTACGAAATTCTGGCGGCCTCGCCGTAGTGGCCGATTTAGGCGTACTCAACGTTTCCCTATTCTTGCCTGCCCATCGCAGCGACTATTCGATTACCGCCGCTTACCAATTGATGGCCGACTACGTTCAAGCGGTCTGGCCCAATTTGAATCTGACGACTGGCGAAATCAGCCAGTCTTATTGCCCCGGCGATTATGATTTGAGCCTCAATGGTCAAAAAATCGCTGGCATGTCGCAACGTCGAACAGAATCGGCCCTCGTGATCATGTTATACATTAGTATTAACGGCAATCAAGATCAGCGCAGCCAACTGATTCGTCATTTTTATCAAACCAGTTTAGCCGGACAAACGGATGACCGCTTTCCAAAAGTTGATCCCGCTGTCATGACAACTGTGGCAGATCAGTTAGGGGCGGTGTTAACGGTCGACACCGCAATTGCACGCTTTAATCACGTGCTCACTCAGCACGGAACCCTTGACCAACAAGTCTTACCTAAATTAATTGAAGAACCTGAGTTCCAAGCTCACTTAGCTGCCGCTTATCGCCAAATGCAACGACGCCAGGCACGCCTGACAACTCACTGA
- a CDS encoding DUF1934 domain-containing protein, producing MDDLTTGVPVAIHLETQATQDGDTANYALDVDGQLVQMGDAFYLRYKEVSDATTEPIPVTIKLAANGDVVLTRSAENRLRLHFSNGKRIQARYRTPMGVLPVETVTPMLQVRLRERPFSGAVNIDYELYAGEQLIGQYKLRLQFTA from the coding sequence ATGGATGATTTAACAACGGGCGTACCAGTGGCCATTCATTTGGAAACGCAAGCGACTCAAGATGGTGATACCGCTAATTATGCGTTGGATGTCGATGGTCAACTCGTTCAAATGGGCGATGCTTTTTATTTACGTTACAAAGAAGTCAGTGATGCCACGACGGAACCGATTCCGGTGACCATTAAATTGGCTGCAAATGGCGATGTTGTTTTGACACGTAGCGCTGAGAATCGGTTGCGACTGCATTTTTCGAATGGCAAACGAATCCAAGCACGCTATCGGACGCCGATGGGGGTGCTACCTGTCGAAACAGTCACACCAATGTTACAGGTGCGTTTACGGGAACGCCCATTTTCCGGAGCAGTCAATATTGACTACGAATTATACGCTGGCGAACAGCTTATCGGTCAATACAAGCTACGATTGCAATTCACGGCTTAA
- the rpoE gene encoding DNA-directed RNA polymerase subunit delta, producing MELKQFDGQKKSELSLIEVAHAILAQHGDAMGFADITNAVQTYLGKSDEEIRERLSQFYTDLNIDGSFISLGDNMWGLRAWYPFESIDEAVIHTDDEEDEDRPKRKKRKKVNAFLADAGDDDDVIDYDDDDPEDDDNYEDDDDNSDDDDDDDSESSSKYDELSGVDDSDDDAADETLPDGIEGQLSELNDDDDDDYDDDDSDDNK from the coding sequence TTGGAACTAAAACAATTTGATGGACAGAAAAAGTCCGAATTATCTTTAATCGAGGTTGCGCATGCTATTTTGGCGCAACACGGCGATGCCATGGGCTTTGCCGACATTACCAACGCTGTACAGACTTATTTGGGTAAAAGCGACGAAGAAATTCGGGAGCGTTTATCACAATTTTATACCGATTTAAATATCGATGGTAGTTTCATTTCGCTCGGTGACAATATGTGGGGCCTGCGTGCATGGTACCCATTTGAATCCATTGACGAAGCTGTAATTCATACCGATGATGAAGAGGATGAAGATCGGCCTAAGCGTAAAAAGCGCAAGAAGGTTAACGCCTTCTTAGCTGACGCCGGCGATGATGATGATGTCATTGATTACGATGATGATGATCCTGAAGACGACGATAATTATGAAGATGACGACGACAATTCCGATGACGACGATGATGACGATTCAGAAAGCAGTAGTAAGTATGATGAATTATCCGGCGTTGATGACTCGGATGATGACGCCGCGGACGAAACTTTACCAGATGGCATCGAAGGTCAATTGTCTGAATTAAATGATGACGATGATGACGACTACGATGATGACGATAGCGACGATAACAAGTAA